A genomic stretch from Setaria italica strain Yugu1 chromosome VII, Setaria_italica_v2.0, whole genome shotgun sequence includes:
- the LOC105914729 gene encoding uncharacterized protein LOC105914729 — MDPTPPDWRAPYLDYLIRESLPTKKTEVQRIAHRAKSFIVIDQELYKQSHTGILQCFIPIKQGKALLQDIHAGACGHHAAPRTLDGDAFLQGFYWPTAVADATRVVRTCEGCKFFARQTHLPA; from the coding sequence ATGGACCCAACCCcacctgactggagagccccgtacctggATTACCTCATCCGCGAGTCGCTCCCGACGAAAAAGACCGAGGTGCAAAGGATTGCCCACcgtgccaaatccttcatcgtcatcgaccaggagctctacaagcagAGCCATACCGGCATCCTGCAATGCTTTATCCCGATCAAGCAGGGAAAGGCGTTactccaggacatccacgccggagcctgcggccatcaCGCTGCACCAAGAACCCTTGATGGAGATGCCTTCCtacagggcttctactggccgacagCGGTAGCCGATGCCACCCGCGTAGTgcgcacctgcgaagggtgcaAGTTCTTCGCGCGACAAACCCATCTACCCGCCTag